The nucleotide sequence TCATGTCGGGGTTTTGCCGCAACCGCGCGGCGGAATTGTGGATGCGCGCCGACAATGCATCCAGAAATTCAGGCGTGACCACATCCTGCAGGGTCAACCCCTGCAGCCCGTTGTCAATATTTATGTTGTGCATGCACGAGCCGGGGTTGGCGTAGACAAATACTTTTTTATCCACGTTGTAGACCCAAATGGCGTCTGCGGTATTTTCCGTAATAAACCTTAATTTCTTTTCGCTTTCAGCCAAAATAACATTGAGCTCGCACAGCTCTGTGTTCTTTTTGTCTATCTCTGCGGCTCTTCTGGCATTCTGGCTCAACAGCTCGTGTATCTTCAGGTTGCCTTCAATCAGCATCCGCATTTTTTCAACGAGAGTTATGGTCTCTTGCGAAAACGTATTTTCGCGGGAGTCAAGCAGACATATGGTGCCAAAAATTTCACCGTCAGCCCGCCGGAGGGGAAACCCAAGGTAGGCCAGCATGCCTGACTCCAGATCTGGGTTCGAGTTCCAGCGCTCGGACTTCAGGGCGTTGGGCACAAGCAGCATCTGCCGCGACGTAATCACCTCTTCGCAGTAAAGACCTGACCCCAACAAATTGTGCTCCTCGCCGGGACAGTACGGGTTTCCTTGCGTAGCGCTGGAAACCAGCACGGAGAGGTCGTCTCCGCGAAGCTCCATAATCAGCCCCACGGGAACTTTTGCAACAAACGCTATCAGG is from Desulfovibrio desulfuricans and encodes:
- a CDS encoding sensor domain-containing diguanylate cyclase, translating into MDKKTPHDLLTEWQQIVDLIAFVAKVPVGLIMELRGDDLSVLVSSATQGNPYCPGEEHNLLGSGLYCEEVITSRQMLLVPNALKSERWNSNPDLESGMLAYLGFPLRRADGEIFGTICLLDSRENTFSQETITLVEKMRMLIEGNLKIHELLSQNARRAAEIDKKNTELCELNVILAESEKKLRFITENTADAIWVYNVDKKVFVYANPGSCMHNINIDNGLQGLTLQDVVTPEFLDALSARIHNSAARLRQNPDMTIVAQHEAQFIDPDGRGFWVEYNARYLLNSQGHVEIVGVSRNIDERKRREQDIYFLSTHDHLTRAFNRSYLFAHGAKIIEQTDLSREPVAMLFFDLDFFKLVNDRHGHAVGDEVLKRTASAVEQCLKTGDVLARYGGEEFVVLLPGVNLSAACVMAKKISMAVKSEPMPNLLIMTLSIGVTEKLPQESLGDWISRTDKTMYAAKKAGRDCFVADSAVGSDA